The window CCGAAATCCGCGAAGATCTGATTGCGATCGCCAACTCGGCCATCGAGAGGGGGCCACGCTAGGTGAGGCAATTATTCTAGGCTTTGGGCTTGATAAAGGCGATCGCAGGTCGAAAGACCATCGTGGGCTGATTGTAGTGATCAAGCAGGCATAGATAATTTGGATCTTGCCACTGCACCTTGCCAACGAGTAAATCATCCGTCAGGAGCTTAATTTCAACCTCGCGTCCATCTTTAATCAGAGATTGAATCAGGCGAGTGCTGGGCAGTCCGGTATCAAATTCAGTACTCATGAGTTCAGGGGGTAGCCGTTACGCCTTCTAGTGTGCCCTAGTGTGCTGTCTTATGCAGCAGGTTTACCTCGCCAAGCCTTAAAATTTTACGTACATCAATATCCAAGTCATTCAACGAATTTCGTAGGGCACGCTATGCAATCGAACCCCTCTCTTGCGTTTTCCAAATACCACGGCCTTGGCAACGACTTTATTCTGATTGACAATCGCTATCAAAGCGAGCCTTGCCTCACGCCAGAGCAAGCGGTGCAATGGTGCGATCGCCACTTTGGGATCGGCGCAGACGGGGTAATCTTCGCCCTGCC is drawn from Synechococcales cyanobacterium T60_A2020_003 and contains these coding sequences:
- a CDS encoding RNA-binding protein hfq, which gives rise to MSTEFDTGLPSTRLIQSLIKDGREVEIKLLTDDLLVGKVQWQDPNYLCLLDHYNQPTMVFRPAIAFIKPKA